One window from the genome of Paraclostridium sordellii encodes:
- the deoD gene encoding purine-nucleoside phosphorylase has product MGAPTPHNNGKLGDIAETVLLPGDPLRAKFIAETFLEDVVQYNTVRGMNGYTGYYKGRRISVQGTGMGCPSIGIYTYELIHFYGVKNLIRIGSAGALHEDLKMHDIVIGMGSCTDSNYASQYNLPGTYAPIASYELLSKAVDVAKSQGVEPKVGNILCSDVFYGDEGLDSLAKWTKMGVLAVEMESAALYMNAARAGVNALCILTISDCPFKGEATTAMERQTAFTRMMNIALELA; this is encoded by the coding sequence ATGGGAGCACCAACACCACATAATAACGGAAAATTAGGAGATATAGCAGAAACAGTATTATTACCAGGAGATCCTCTAAGAGCTAAATTTATAGCAGAGACATTTTTAGAAGATGTAGTTCAATACAATACTGTAAGAGGAATGAATGGATATACAGGTTACTACAAAGGAAGAAGAATATCTGTACAGGGAACAGGTATGGGATGTCCATCTATAGGAATATATACATATGAGTTAATACATTTTTATGGAGTTAAAAATCTTATAAGAATAGGTTCAGCAGGAGCTTTACATGAAGATTTAAAAATGCATGATATAGTTATAGGTATGGGTTCATGTACAGATTCTAACTATGCATCACAATATAATTTACCAGGTACTTATGCACCAATAGCAAGCTATGAGTTACTAAGCAAAGCTGTAGATGTGGCTAAGAGCCAAGGTGTTGAGCCTAAAGTAGGAAACATATTATGTAGTGATGTATTCTACGGAGATGAAGGATTAGATTCTTTAGCAAAATGGACTAAAATGGGAGTTTTAGCTGTAGAAATGGAATCAGCTGCACTTTATATGAATGCTGCTAGAGCTGGAGTTAATGCACTTTGTATATTAACAATATCAGATTGTCCATTTAAAGGTGAAGCAACAACTGCTATGGAAAGACAAACAGCATTTACAAGAAT